The window CAGTTTGGCATTTAATTTAAAGCCAGCATTCGTTGTGTCGATATGTACGGGCTTCCCGCCGCACATTCGAATGATCGGTTCATAGCCAGGGTAGACAGGTCCAGGTAAAATGACCTCGTCACCCTCTGACAAAATGGTTCGAAACGCAGCATCAATCGCTTGACTTGCACCTGTCGTCACAATGATTTCTGACTCTGCATCATAATCAAGATTGACTTTCTTCTTGATGTAGTGCTGGATCGCTTGTCTTAGCTCTAGGAAACCAGCATTATGAGTGTACGAGGTGAAATTCTCGTCAATGGCTGCTTTGGCAGCTGTTTTGACATGATGCGGCGTATAAAAATCGGGCTGGCCTATCGTCAAAGAAACGACATCCTCATATGACGATACGAGATTTGAAAATGTTCGAATGCCTGAAATTTCAATATCCTTTACTCTTGGATTCAGCAAATGCTCCATTTCTCATCACCTTAAAAATTTATGTTTTTATCCTATTTTACCATTCACTGCATAAATGTCACCCGCGAAAGGCACTGGATATCATTATCTGTAGTCTATTCTCCTATTCATCACAGCATGAGTGATATATTGAAGAAAGAGCAACATTTATTATAGCGTAACCTCACTAGAAAATACAGGCTGCGGTGAACAGGATTAGAAAACGTCACAACTGTGTAAACTGAAAGAACGTGAGAATCAGGTCATGGGAATTGCTTTTATAGACATACGATCTCCTAAAGGAGGACGATAGATGGAACAATCAGCGAAGACATCGAAAATCGCGTTTCTATCCGTGATGAGTAACACATTTGTTGTCATCTTAAAAATCATTGTGGGGCTGTTGACTGGATCTGTTGCGGTTTTATCAGAAGCCATTCATTCTTTTCTCGATTTAATGGCATCTTTTATTGCATTTATCTCTGTTCGTATTTCAAGAAAGCCAGCAGATTCTAAACATCCTTATGGACATGGAAAAGTCGAAAATATTTCAGGAACGATTGAGACCTTGCTGATTTTCGTTGCCGGCATTTGGATCATATACGAATGTGTTCACAAATTAATGCACCCAGAGCCAGTCAAGCTGCCTGTGCTTGGCATTGTGGTGATGCTGATAGGCGCGCTCATCAATTTTATAGTATCGAAGGTTGTGAACAAAGAGGCGGAGCGAGTGCATTCTGTTGCCATGAAATCGAATGCATTGCACCTGTTAACAGATGTGTATACGTCACTAGGGGTCGCATTCAGTTTATTGCTTGTAGCATTAACCGATTGGTATTTCTTAGATCCGATCATTGGAATGATACTCGCTCTCTTTATTATGCGTGAAGCATTTAAACTCATGAAAGAAGCCTTCCCGCCGCTTGTAGACGCCCGGCTAACACCCGAGGAAGAACAATCGATAGAAGCAATCATTCAAGGATTCAGTCAAGAGTTCATCGAATATCATGACTTTCGAACAAGACGATCCGGTGCAGAGGAATATATTGATTTCCATTTGATTGTAGATGGCAAGACAACGATTGAAGATGTTCACCAATTATGTGATCGAATTGAAGAGAAGATTCAGCAAGAATTTCCGCATGCACAAATCTTTATTCATGTAGAGCCTGAAAGTGAAAGAACATCACAAACGTAAAAAAGGCGATCAACCAACTTAGGTTGTATCGCCTTTTTTACGCTTCATC is drawn from Bacillus pumilus and contains these coding sequences:
- a CDS encoding cation diffusion facilitator family transporter, which codes for MEQSAKTSKIAFLSVMSNTFVVILKIIVGLLTGSVAVLSEAIHSFLDLMASFIAFISVRISRKPADSKHPYGHGKVENISGTIETLLIFVAGIWIIYECVHKLMHPEPVKLPVLGIVVMLIGALINFIVSKVVNKEAERVHSVAMKSNALHLLTDVYTSLGVAFSLLLVALTDWYFLDPIIGMILALFIMREAFKLMKEAFPPLVDARLTPEEEQSIEAIIQGFSQEFIEYHDFRTRRSGAEEYIDFHLIVDGKTTIEDVHQLCDRIEEKIQQEFPHAQIFIHVEPESERTSQT